One part of the Rutidosis leptorrhynchoides isolate AG116_Rl617_1_P2 chromosome 1, CSIRO_AGI_Rlap_v1, whole genome shotgun sequence genome encodes these proteins:
- the LOC139842489 gene encoding receptor-like protein 53 — protein sequence MIVILSPTSSIFLLKREKKGCFFSGILPESIGNLNHLVFFVLVDSFFSGNIPPSLSNLTQLSFLGLRKNNFTGTIPLLISMPKLKILELSYNNFEKGRDYNWIGKLTSLEELYLDGMNIHQEILPSLANLTKLSVVSVAENFIFGCIPSSFMNLTQLTIVTLHHNQLHGPIPSAFSNFKSLKVIDLKGNNFNGKVDLDKFLSLNTLERLYLEGISLVTSENYTNGTLPQLSELGLSSCELKELTAFLRFQMKMIALYLTNNKIGGVIPSWILNNNKKTMIFIDLSYNKLIGEIPPLICQVESLGFLDLSSNSLTGTLPTCLGNLRSLMYLNLKRNKFHGIILDTFTRESPLMMIDFSENRFTGPLPKSIATCTNLEVLSIRDNSFDGAFPFWLGTLTQLQVLILRSNRFSSAILAPSTSSSEFPKLRILDLSNNGFSGHLPDKYFKIWTAMKSLYAGNSSTMTFELSSGSYFTYTSYSMSIINKGVKTDYQTILKIFTAIDLSCNSFEGKIPQSLASIQGLESLNLSNNHLTGYVLPSLGNLKNLESLDLSHNELSGKIPQELLQLGFLAMFNVSFNHLEGRIPTGKQFDTFENNSYVDNPLLCGQPLSNDCRGSTTSTPSQTSDEHESFLPYEIIDWVVIFLSFGSGLVIGILLGTFLYARYHDCFERRFGMTKDTSVRPLGYRRRN from the coding sequence GTTTTTTTTCTGGAATATTACCAGAATCCATTGGCAACCTAAATCACTTGGTATTCTTCGTACTTGTTGATTCCTTCTTCTCGGGGAATATTCCACCTTCACTCTCTAACTTGACACAACTCAGTTTCTTGGGTCTTCGAAAAAACAATTTCACAGGCACGATTCCTTTATTAATAAGTATGCCGAAACTCAAGATTTTAGAACTTAGTTACAACAATTTCGAGAAGGGACGGGATTACAATTGGATTGGCAAACTGACAAGCCTTGAAGAGCTGTATCTAGATGGCATGAACATACACCAAGAAATCTTACCGTCTCtggcaaacttaaccaaacttagtGTTGTCTCAGTGGcagaaaattttatttttggctgtATTCCATCTTCATTTATGAACCTCACCCAACTAACAATTGTAACTCTTCATCATAATCAATTGCACGGTCCCATTCCAAGTGCTTTTTCCAACTTCAAAAGCCTAAAAGTAATTGACTTAAAGGGTAACAACTTTAATGGAAAGGTTGACCTAGACAAGTTCTTAAGTCTTAACACACTTGAACGTTTGTATTTGGAAGGAATATCACTAGTCACCTCTGAGAACTACACCAATGGCACCCTACCTCAATTGTCTGAATTGGGACTTTCATCATGCGAGTTGAAGGAATTAACTGCCTTCCTCCGTTTTCAAATGAAAATGATAGCCTTGTATCTTACAAACAACAAAATTGGTGGTGTCATACCTTCTTGGATTTTAAACAACAACAAGAAGACAATGATATTTATAGATCTTTCATACAATAAGTTGATAGGAGAGATTCCACCATTGATATGTCAAGTAGAATCCCTTGGATTTCTAGATTTGTCTTCTAACAGCTTGACTGGAACCCTTCCTACATGTTTAGGAAACTTAAGGTCACTGATGTACTTGAATCTTAAACGAAACAAGTTTCATGGAATCATACTTGATACCTTTACACGTGAAAGCCCCTTGATGATGATTGATTTTAGTGAAAATCGATTTACAGGTCCGTTACCAAAATCAATAGCTACTTGTACTAACTTGGAGGTTCTGAGCATCAGAGACAACTCTTTTGATGGGGCTTTCCCATTTTGGTTAGGAACTCTTACACAGCTACAAGTTCTTATCTTAAGGTCCAACAGATTCAGCAGTGCGATTTTGGCACCGTCAACTTCTAGCTCAGAGTTTCCAAAGTTACGTATCTTGGACCTATCCAATAATGGATTTAGTGGTCATCTTCCCGACAAGTACTTCAAGATATGGACGGCAATGAAGTCATTATATGCTGGAAATTCATCTACTATGACATTCGAGCTTTCATCCGGATCATATTTTACGTATACTTCATACTCTATGTCAATAATAAACAAAGGTGTCAAAACAGATTACCAGACGATTTTAAAGATATTTACTGCGATTGACCTCTCTTGTAACAGTTTTGAAGGTAAGATCCCACAATCACTCGCTTCTATTCAAGGCCTTGAATCCCTTAATCTTTCCAACAACCATCTTACCGGTTATGTATTACCATCATTGGGAAACCTAAAGAACCTCGAATCTTTGGATCTCTCGCATAACGAGCTATCCGGAAAAATTCCTCAAGAATTGTTACAACTTGGCTTTCTTGCCATGTTCAACGTGTCGTTTAACCATCTTGAAGGGCGCATACCAACTGGAAAACAATTCGATACATTTGAGAATAACTCATACGTCGATAATCCTCTATTGTGTGGACAACCATTATCCAACGACTGTCGAGGTTCAACAACATCAACACCTTCACAAACAAGTGATGAGCATGAGTCTTTCCTCCCATATGAAATAATCGATTGGGTTGTCATATTCTTGAGCTTTGGAAGTGGGTTGGTAATTGGAATCCTTTTGGGGACCTTTCTATATGCAAGGTATCACGATTGTTTCGAACGGCGATTTGGGATGACGAAAGATACATCGGTAAGGCCTCTTGGTTACCGGAGGAGAAACTAA